Proteins encoded by one window of Torulaspora delbrueckii CBS 1146 chromosome 2, complete genome:
- the IPT1 gene encoding inositolphosphotransferase (similar to Saccharomyces cerevisiae IPT1 (YDR072C); ancestral locus Anc_8.193) encodes MAGHLVRIIKRLYNGSLNQRNLVTLPINFAINFSPIFLWLAIFKNAGLVPIDIRPSIHSKAAFFLDAYLFGDHADELFLQLNDKKYRLLSFISSFAFMVVFLVLFPLAIWYYIYYIKRVKTNVLEWNEQVFHFSNGSNPKRFRTLAIPFLLPLVSFLLLNIDSLFALQRQENFAKWKDMLAWFSYVIMHLTAPILTAVYLYVFQPPGTLKCFAFALGFQNLMGVTTHLLLPMAPPWFTHLYGIYDTKHVNYTQEGYAAGLTRVDAHLGTHLNTSGFHMSPIVFGAVPSLHSAMAFQCFLFLITRSTTLKNRFASAMRAFNATKDPETLELTSLQDSDADADSSIACEEESDTLAYVKYYDFDAQFANKWYFALFNKAVLPRLLGTAFIILQWWATMYLDHHYRFDLFIGMLYALLWHIVVNSLILQPRVLAPWVNVRLGEEPDSKNEGRTMGMRVFANTRLEWFFDPLA; translated from the coding sequence ATGGCCGGTCATCTAGTGCGTATAATCAAGAGACTTTACAATGGTTCGCTGAATCAGCGGAATTTGGTTACTCTGCCAATAAATTTTGCAATCAACTTCTCACCAATCTTTCTATGGTTGGCTATCTTCAAGAACGCTGGGCTTGTGCCTATCGATATTCGGCCAAGTATCCATAGTAAAGCTGCTTTTTTTTTGGATGCATACCTCTTTGGTGATCATGCTGATGAGTTGTTTTTACAGTTAAATGATAAGAAATACCGTCTGTTGAGTTTTATCAGCTCTTTTGCATTCATGGTAGTCTTTCTAGTGCTATTTCCTCTAGCTATATGGTACTACATCTACTATATCAAGCGGGTCAAGACGAACGTGCTTGAATGGAACGAGCAAGTGTTCCATTTTAGTAACGGCTCGAACCCAAAAAGATTTCGTACTTTAGCCATTCCATTCCTACTTCCACTCGTCTCTTTTCTGCTCTTAAATATCGATTCACTCTTTGCGCTGCAGAGGCAGGAGAATTTTGCCAAGTGGAAGGATATGTTGGCTTGGTTTTCATACGTTATTATGCATTTAACTGCACCCATCCTTACGGCAGTTTACCTATATGTGTTCCAACCTCCTGGAACATTAAAATGTTTTGCATTTGCCCTAGGTTTCCAAAATTTAATGGGCGTTACTACACATTTGCTGCTCCCAATGGCTCCACCTTGGTTTACTCATCTATACGGGATTTATGACACCAAGCATGTTAATTATACACAAGAAGGCTACGCAGCAGGGCTTACAAGAGTGGATGCCCACTTGGGGACTCACCTCAACACTTCAGGTTTCCATATGTCCCCAATTGTATTTGGAGCTGTGCCATCATTACATTCGGCTATGGCCTTCCAATGTTTCCTGTTCCTTATCACACGCTCTACTACACTGAAAAATAGGTTTGCATCCGCTATGCGCGCGTTTAATGCCACCAAGGATCCGGAGACTCTCGAACTTACATCATTACAGGACTCAGACGCAGATGCTGATAGCAGCATAGCGTGTGAGGAAGAGAGCGATACTCTCGCCTATGTGAAATACTATGACTTCGATGCACAATTCGCCAACAAATGGTATTTCGCACTGTTCAACAAGGCAGTCTTGCCCCGTTTACTCGGTACTGCATTCATCATCCTGCAATGGTGGGCCACAATGTACTTGGACCACCATTATAGGTTCGACCTTTTCATCGGCATGCTCTATGCGCTGCTGTGGCATATAGTAGTCAATTCGCTAATCCTCCAGCCGCGCGTGCTCGCACCATGGGTAAACGTTCGTCTGGGCGAAGAACCagattcaaagaacgaAGGAAGGACCATGGGCATGAGAGTCTTTGCTAATACTAGACTCGAATGGTTCTTTGACCCACTAGCATAA
- the LSM5 gene encoding RNA-binding protein LSM5 (similar to Saccharomyces cerevisiae LSM5 (YER146W); ancestral locus Anc_8.192), whose protein sequence is MSVPEILPLEIIDKTISQPVWIVLQSNREFTGTLVGFDDFVNVIIEDAVEWVYNSKFEDEKILEHHGRMLLSGNNIAMLVPGGRK, encoded by the coding sequence ATGTCTGTGCCAGAAATACTACCCCTAGAGATTATTGATAAGACGATCAGTCAACCTGTTTGGATCGTTCTGCAGTCGAACCGTGAGTTTACGGGTACATTGGTTGGGTTTGACGATTTCGTAAACGttatcattgaagatgcCGTCGAGTGGGTTTACAACAGTAAATTCGAGGATGAAAAAATTCTAGAGCACCATGGTAGAATGCTGCTTAGTGGGAATAACATTGCGATGCTAGTGCCAGGTGGTAGGAAATAA
- the FTR1 gene encoding high-affinity iron permease FTR1 (similar to Saccharomyces cerevisiae FTR1 (YER145C); ancestral locus Anc_8.191), producing MANKVFNVAVFFVVFRECLEAVIVVSVLLSFLRQAIGEKDWALYKRLRKQVWIGVVAGFIICLAIGGGFIGAYYSLQNDIFGSAEDLWEGIFCMIATVMISIMGIPMLRMNKMQSKWRIKIAKSLVEIPQRKRDYFKLGFIGRRYAMFLLPFITVLREGLEAVIFVAGAGITTQGSRATAYPLPVFVGLLAGAAVGFLLFYGASRSSLQVFLVISTCILYLISSGLFSRGAWYFENYRFNKATGGDASESGDGNGSYNIRKAVYHINCCNPELDNGWDIFNALLGWQNTGYLSSMLCYNIYWLVLMIVVGLMIYEEKRGHLPFAKNLKLRQLNPGYWIKNKKKNELTEEQKEELFQKMENLKFDENGVVAQEAQQKQPIVTDHKVEPIVTDHKIDGESHQLAVSSTISDK from the coding sequence ATGGCTAATAAAGTCTTTAACGTTGCGGTTTTCTTCGTTGTCTTCCGTGAATGTTTAGAAGCTGTGATTGTTGTTTCCGTGTTGCTGTCGTTCTTAAGACAAGccattggtgaaaaggATTGGGCTCTGtacaagagattgagaaaACAGGTTTGGATTGGTGTTGTTGCAGGTTTCATTATTTGTTTAGCTATCGGTGGTGGTTTCATTGGTGCTTACtattctttgcaaaatgatatttttggTTCAGCAGAGGATTTATGGGAAGGTATTTTCTGTATGATCGCTACTGTGATGATCAGTATTATGGGTATTCCGATGTTGAGAATGAACAAAATGCAAAGTAAATGGAGAATTAAGATTGCCAAGTCACTTGTGGAAATCCCCCAAAGGAAGAGAGATTACTTCAAATTGGGGTTCATTGGTAGACGTTACGCGATGTTCTTGTTGCCTTTCATCACTGTGCTAAGAGAAGGTTTGGAAGCTGTTATTTTCGTTGCTGGTGCAGGTATCACTACTCAAGGTTCTCGTGCCACGGCTTACCCATTGCCTGTCTTTGTTGGATTACTTGCAGGTGCTGCTGTTGGTTTCCTGTTGTTTTACGGTGCTTCtcgttcttctttgcaagtCTTCTTGGTTATCTCTACTTGTATCCTATacttgatttcttctggtCTTTTCTCCAGAGGTGCATGGTATTTCGAGAACTACAGATTTAACAAGGCTACTGGAGGTGATGCTAGTGAAAGTGGTGATGGTAATGGTTCTTACAACATCAGAAAAGCTGTTTACCACATCAACTGTTGTAACCCTGAATTGGACAATGGTTGGGATATCTTCAACGCTTTGCTTGGATGGCAAAACACTGGTTACTTGTCCTCGATGCTTTGTTACAATATTTATTGGTTGGTGTTGATGATCGTTGTCGGTTTGATGATATACGAGGAGAAGAGAGGTCATTTGCCATTTGccaagaacttgaaattgagaCAATTGAACCCAGGTTACTGGataaagaacaagaagaagaacgaattgactgaagaacagaaggaagaattgttccaaaagatggaaaatttgaaattcgatgaaaacGGTGTTGTCGCTCAAGAGGCTCAACAAAAGCAACCTATTGTTACAGATCACAAGGTCGAACCCATCGTGACAGATCATAAGATTGATGGCGAATCACACCAACTAGCGGTTTCATCAACCATTTCAGACAAATAG
- the PAA1 gene encoding polyamine acetyltransferase (similar to Saccharomyces cerevisiae PAA1 (YDR071C); ancestral locus Anc_8.190) translates to MASSTLPLHMYVRPLIIEDTKQVADLEAQGFPTNERAPLETVDYRLTACPELCSGLFIREFNGKEVKAEKLVGHILGTKIPKSSNNSSTFITLESMGKAHSESSDTIGIHSVVISKNYQRKNLATLLLTDYIQKLSNQEVGKRIAIIAHEPLIPFYERVGFKVVGENKDVVKDPQFANTKWIDMVRELVKEEYEN, encoded by the coding sequence ATGGCTTCTTCTACTCTACCGCTGCACATGTATGTTAGACCTCTGATCATTGAGGATACTAAACAAGTGGCAGATCTCGAAGCTCAGGGTTTCCCCACAAACGAACGCGCCCCTTTAGAGACTGTTGACTATAGACTCACCGCCTGTCCAGAACTATGTTCTGGTTTGTTCATTAGAGAGTTCAATGGCAAGGAAGTGAAAGCGGAGAAATTGGTAGGACATATCCTTGGAACCAAGATTCCTAAATCAAGCAACAATTCCTCGACATTTATTACTTTGGAAAGCATGGGAAAGGCCCACAGTGAGTCAAGTGACACCATTGGCATCCATTCTGTGGTCATTTCGAAGAATTACCAGAGGAAAAACCTTGCTACTTTGCTTTTAACCGATTATATCCAAAAACTAAGTAACCAGGAAGTGGGCAAGAGGATAGCCATTATCGCACATGAACCATTGATCCCCTTCTATGAAAGAGTTGGTTTCAAAGTGGTCGGTGAAAATAAGGATGTTGTCAAGGACCCTCAGTTTGCCAATACTAAATGGATCGATATGGTCAGGGAACTGGTCAAGGAAGAATATGAGAATTAG
- the FMP16 gene encoding Fmp16p (similar to Saccharomyces cerevisiae YDR070C; ancestral locus Anc_8.189), whose product MLTPTLRISPRLLTVSTRTFCSAPVARFPHRKEHQNAEEQKEQKLFDQNKSKLDNLEHEHGVKNTDRESCEELKKKGEDAQVEQNRPDDGVY is encoded by the coding sequence ATGTTGACCCCTACTTTAAGAATCTCCCCAAGACTATTGACTGTTTCTACCAGAACCTTTTGTTCAGCTCCAGTGGCTAGATTCCCACACAGAAAGGAGCACCAGAATGCTGAAGAGCAGAAGGAACAGAAACTGTTCGACCAGAACAAGAGTAAGTTGGATAACCTCGAGCATGAACATGGTGTTAAAAATACAGACAGAGAGAGCTgcgaagaattgaagaagaagggtgAGGATGCTCAAGTCGAACAAAACAGACCAGATGATGGTGTCTACTAG